The following are encoded together in the Candidatus Dormiibacterota bacterium genome:
- a CDS encoding GAF domain-containing protein → MQKTPRDALAAEILDLLALAPGPELDRVLDRVLRTARRAVEARYAALGIPDGRGGFARFRTLGISERRAAEIGELPRTHGVLGALLEEGPIVLDDIRRHPRFSWFPAKHPVMIDFIGVPVSHRGAVLGNLFLSGRRQGRFTAADRRTLETIAGYAGVAIANAQLYERAQSLAVVEERTRVARELHDAASQRLFSLVYEAHAAALRSPDPEVAAVLGHLEGQAAEALRELRGLVHALRPKSLERDGLAAALAAHIDALGRGDGVVPVLEADPDLGLTLEQEHGLLRIAQEAVHNALRHGGAPVRIRLRRLAAAVELSVCDRGPGFEPQALPRTVRTLGMSTMRERADALGARLEVVSAPGQGCLVRVRVPLRRRRG, encoded by the coding sequence GTGCAGAAGACGCCGCGGGACGCGCTCGCCGCGGAGATCCTCGACCTGCTGGCGCTCGCTCCCGGCCCCGAGCTCGACCGCGTTCTCGACCGGGTGCTGCGCACCGCGCGGCGGGCGGTGGAGGCCCGCTACGCCGCCCTCGGCATCCCCGACGGCCGGGGCGGCTTCGCCCGCTTCCGCACCCTGGGCATCAGCGAGCGGCGCGCCGCCGAGATCGGCGAGCTGCCCCGCACCCACGGCGTCCTCGGCGCCCTCCTCGAGGAGGGCCCGATCGTGCTCGACGACATCCGCCGCCACCCCCGGTTCTCCTGGTTCCCGGCGAAGCACCCGGTGATGATCGACTTCATCGGCGTCCCGGTCAGCCACCGCGGCGCGGTGCTCGGCAACCTCTTCCTCTCCGGCCGCCGCCAGGGACGCTTCACGGCCGCTGACCGCCGCACCCTGGAGACCATCGCCGGCTACGCCGGGGTGGCCATCGCCAACGCCCAGCTCTACGAGCGCGCCCAGTCGCTGGCGGTGGTCGAGGAGCGCACCCGGGTGGCCCGCGAGCTCCACGACGCCGCCTCGCAGCGGCTCTTCAGCCTCGTCTACGAGGCCCACGCCGCCGCGCTGCGCAGCCCCGACCCGGAGGTTGCGGCGGTGCTGGGACACCTCGAGGGCCAGGCGGCGGAGGCGCTCCGTGAGCTCCGCGGCCTGGTCCACGCGCTCCGCCCCAAGAGCCTGGAGCGCGACGGGCTCGCCGCGGCGCTGGCGGCGCACATCGACGCCCTGGGGCGGGGAGACGGGGTGGTGCCGGTGCTCGAGGCCGACCCCGACCTGGGCCTGACCCTGGAGCAGGAGCACGGCCTGCTCCGGATCGCCCAGGAGGCGGTGCACAACGCCCTGCGCCACGGCGGGGCGCCGGTGCGGATCCGCCTGCGCCGCCTCGCCGCCGCGGTCGAGCTCAGCGTGTGCGACCGCGGCCCCGGGTTCGAGCCCCAGGCGCTGCCCCGAACCGTGCGCACCCTGGGGATGAGCACGATGCGCGAGCGCGCCGACGCCCTCGGCGCCCGGCTCGAGGTGGTCAGCGCGCCCGGGCAGGGGTGCCTGGTGCGCGTCCGGGTGCCGCTGCGCCGCCGCCGTGGCTGA
- a CDS encoding response regulator transcription factor produces MADPVRLLLVDDHAVVREGLRAFLRLVPGLSVVGEAGDGLSAVRVAAEVRPDVVLLDLVMPGGDGIACLRALRSAVPAARVLVLTSFTDDAQIFAAMEAGAAGYLLKDVEPDALVAAVREVAAGNPVLHPEVARRLMRGPSVAEAAFGELTGRERDVLLL; encoded by the coding sequence GTGGCTGATCCGGTCCGGCTGCTGCTGGTCGACGACCACGCGGTGGTGCGCGAGGGGTTGCGGGCCTTCCTGCGGCTGGTGCCGGGGTTGTCGGTGGTGGGGGAGGCCGGGGATGGGCTGAGTGCGGTGCGGGTCGCCGCGGAGGTGCGCCCGGACGTCGTGCTGCTCGACCTGGTGATGCCCGGGGGCGACGGGATCGCCTGTCTGCGGGCGCTCCGGTCGGCGGTGCCGGCGGCGCGGGTGCTGGTGCTGACGAGCTTCACCGACGACGCCCAGATCTTCGCCGCCATGGAGGCGGGCGCGGCCGGCTACCTGCTGAAGGACGTGGAGCCGGACGCGCTGGTTGCCGCGGTGCGGGAGGTTGCCGCCGGCAACCCGGTGCTGCACCCGGAGGTGGCTCGGCGGTTGATGCGGGGGCCCTCGGTCGCCGAGGCCGCGTTCGGGGAGCTGACCGGTCGGGAGCGGGACGTGCTGCTGCT